From a region of the Paenibacillus lutimineralis genome:
- a CDS encoding beta-galactosidase, giving the protein MSKITWDNKSYLLGGERKFLVSGEFHYFRVPKEDWEKRLILLKEAGGNCVATYVPWILHEPVEGDIRFGDIPQRDLEDFLQLCKKLDLLVVCRPGPYQYSELKYDGLPGWLCENYQEILARDIHGNIFRGSSVSYLHPVFLEKVKKWFDVVNPILAKYMVAKEGPVAMVQIDNELMGIHEWYGGFDYNRDTMGFGTESGRYPVFLKNRYSNVESLNLAYGTSYGQFNEVYPLKDGNAKKSNETRRIKDYQDFYFQTISEYIYLLYKWMREAGIDCQIVHNSANPYMNSYFLEAVKLMGKDFLLGSDHYYNLNQDWNQNNPTPQYAINVYYSNEMLRLMGYPPTIFELPGGSLSDWPPITKEDLLCCYMTNMALGMKGSNYYIFTGGPNPEGASHHGDLYDYNASIGALGDIRPTYESQMIFGKFLEENAWLAGSDHMADFHIGLDWEQSRSSHYWNGKRGMGFSNSDAWKFLRKGLMTTAFCASYSCNLSDLSNPIVMEELDKPLVVATSACMSEMIQNNLVEFVKRGGKLILSPVIPQLDENFNPCTILSDYLMAGGSGRFEKTSPVISVGDVHNILMTGSLWVNESRPSEAQGIAFEETSGTEIGWKADFVGGGKVIWLGFQWSHAKHEHSDMLRCLLAKLECDKSMIRCSNPNVWTSIRSNGEKHMLFVMNLLSAKMTANIEVSRKGKDDIRLADIVLNPMEVKYFEIEGEIEL; this is encoded by the coding sequence ATGAGTAAGATTACATGGGATAATAAATCTTATCTGCTGGGCGGAGAAAGGAAATTTCTGGTATCTGGAGAATTTCACTATTTTCGCGTCCCGAAGGAGGATTGGGAAAAACGATTGATTCTGCTTAAAGAAGCTGGGGGGAATTGTGTTGCCACTTACGTTCCCTGGATTTTACATGAACCGGTAGAAGGGGATATCCGGTTTGGAGATATTCCGCAAAGAGATTTGGAGGATTTCCTTCAGCTGTGCAAAAAGCTGGATCTGCTGGTTGTCTGCAGACCAGGGCCTTATCAATATTCCGAACTGAAGTATGACGGGCTTCCGGGATGGTTGTGTGAGAACTATCAGGAAATTCTTGCCCGTGATATTCATGGTAACATATTCCGCGGTTCGTCTGTTAGCTATCTTCATCCTGTATTTTTAGAAAAAGTAAAAAAGTGGTTTGATGTGGTTAATCCTATTCTTGCAAAGTACATGGTTGCCAAAGAAGGCCCGGTCGCCATGGTACAAATTGATAATGAACTGATGGGAATCCACGAGTGGTATGGCGGATTTGATTACAATCGGGACACGATGGGTTTTGGCACTGAAAGCGGGCGCTATCCCGTTTTTCTTAAAAACAGGTACTCAAATGTCGAAAGCCTGAATTTGGCCTATGGTACCTCTTACGGACAATTCAATGAGGTTTATCCGTTGAAGGACGGGAACGCGAAGAAAAGCAATGAAACGCGAAGAATAAAGGATTATCAGGATTTTTACTTCCAAACGATATCCGAATATATTTATCTTCTTTACAAATGGATGAGAGAGGCGGGCATAGACTGCCAGATCGTTCATAATTCGGCGAACCCGTATATGAATTCGTATTTTCTTGAAGCAGTCAAGCTGATGGGCAAGGATTTCTTATTGGGCTCGGACCATTATTATAATCTAAACCAGGACTGGAATCAGAACAATCCCACCCCTCAATATGCCATCAATGTCTATTATTCGAATGAAATGCTTAGGCTGATGGGTTACCCTCCAACCATTTTTGAACTTCCGGGGGGGAGCTTATCTGATTGGCCGCCCATCACGAAAGAAGATTTACTGTGCTGTTACATGACCAACATGGCGCTCGGAATGAAAGGATCGAATTATTATATCTTTACCGGCGGACCGAATCCGGAAGGGGCATCCCATCACGGAGATTTGTATGACTACAATGCTTCAATCGGCGCATTAGGTGATATCCGGCCTACTTACGAATCACAAATGATATTCGGAAAGTTTCTGGAGGAAAACGCATGGTTAGCCGGCTCTGATCATATGGCTGATTTCCATATCGGACTTGATTGGGAGCAAAGCAGAAGCAGTCATTACTGGAACGGCAAGAGAGGCATGGGCTTCAGCAATTCTGATGCATGGAAATTTCTGCGCAAGGGTTTGATGACGACTGCGTTCTGCGCTTCCTATTCATGCAATCTATCGGATTTATCTAATCCGATTGTAATGGAGGAGCTGGACAAACCTTTGGTCGTTGCAACTTCTGCCTGTATGTCGGAAATGATTCAAAACAATCTCGTGGAATTTGTTAAGCGAGGTGGCAAGCTTATTCTTTCACCAGTTATCCCGCAGTTGGATGAGAATTTCAACCCATGTACCATTCTTAGTGATTACCTTATGGCAGGTGGAAGCGGGCGGTTTGAAAAAACCTCTCCTGTTATCTCTGTCGGGGATGTACACAATATCCTGATGACCGGCTCTCTGTGGGTCAATGAATCAAGACCGTCCGAAGCGCAGGGTATTGCTTTTGAAGAGACCAGCGGTACAGAAATCGGTTGGAAGGCCGATTTCGTCGGAGGTGGAAAAGTCATATGGCTAGGCTTTCAATGGAGCCACGCCAAACATGAGCATTCTGATATGCTCCGATGCTTACTTGCGAAACTCGAATGTGACAAATCCATGATCCGGTGCAGCAATCCCAATGTTTGGACTTCGATTAGAAGCAATGGCGAAAAACATATGCTTTTTGTTATGAATTTGCTCTCGGCCAAAATGACAGCAAACATAGAAGTAAGTCGTAAGGGAAAAGATGATATTCGATTGGCTGATATAGTGCTGAACCCTATGGAAGTTAAGTATTTTGAAATCGAAGGGGAAATCGAACTGTAG